Part of the Pieris brassicae chromosome 5, ilPieBrab1.1, whole genome shotgun sequence genome is shown below.
ctctttaAATCAATCGtagcaaaattaaataaaaatgtaaatttttaataatataaaaaagcttgTCGTTAAAACGTCTAAAATATAACTTGTATTTAAAGCAGCGCATACTGGGTTACACACGGAATTATAGGAAAAGAGCCGTAGATCTCCGAAGGATCATCAAATGAGAAGACGCAAAGGCCAAAGCCAAAAGGCTTAAATAGCTATGGACAGGACACCTGCTGAGAGGCCAGGAAGGAAAGGTAAACATGGCGGATAAACGCTGCTTTTTCTACACTGCCGAAACATTAATCGGTCGATGACTATCGAAAAACGTGAGCGTTAATGGGTACCGGGCTACCGACTGTCCACACGAgctgtcatttattttttaatattatggcaatagttttaattttatgccagtttcaagtaaaagatctgtcattttaatacaaacttATATTCGACTCTCTACATATACTACTGTTAAGCCTAGATCTTGTCTAGGCCCCCAGAAATGCCTGCACAGACAGAATGTACCGTTGTAACACACAACTCTATATGTACAACTCTATACTTATCTATGGCCATCTCCGCTTTCACAGATTACGGATTACTTTCGCGTTATTGGAATCACAGATTAATTCATAATGTGCTCAAACTTCAAAGGGAAAGTGTTGGAGTAGGATACTGGATAgagttacaaaaataaatgttctatttttaaGCTGAGACATGCAAATTACGAGATCGTACTAGAAAATTCTCATGTGCCTTGAAAGCTTATCAAAATACAAGTTTTGTGTAAAGCAATCAGATAATATTAGAAATGGTTCAAGTGGAAGAGGCAGAAAACTACAAAAACAAAGGTAATGATGCCTTTAAATCAGAAGATTACGAACTTGCCTTGTCCCTATACAACAAAGCTATTAATATTACTGCAAAAGACAGTCGCGATATGGCCACATACTTAAAGAATCGAGCTGCTGCCTATCTAAAACTAAAAGAATATGAGAAAACCATCAAGGATTGTAGTGAAGCTTTGGATATAATCCCGGAAGATCCAAAAGCTATGTTCCGGCGAGCACAAGCACTTGAAAACTTGGAACGGTATGAAGAGGCCTACAGAGAtgctaaaacaatatttacagttGATCCTGCAAATAAGGCTATTCAGCCTATGTTGGGCCGCTTACATGCAATTGTTGAAGAAAGAGCAAGAACTGCTGCTCAAACCAGTAACAAGGTAGACCAAATGTTCAAGCTGGCATTTGAATTTACTGCTGATAATGATAAGCGTGAAAAGGCAATGACTAATCTATTGGTTCTATCTAAAGAAAATGCAGCTGCTGAAGTTATGTTGAAAAATGGTATCATTCATAAAATTCAACAATTAGTTAAAAATGAGAAACATCctgaaatatacataaattcaaTCCGTGTCATTAGCCAGCTATGTAAAGGAAATGTACAGAGAACAATAAGTGTAATTAATGTAGTTGGTGTGCCTTGGTTCTTGGAAATAATTGATAGTGACAACGAAGAAATTGTAAATGTAGCCCAGTACTGTCTTCAGACCATACTGAACACATTTTCTGGGATGGATAGTAATAAGGAGACAAAACCtgataaaaaattgtgtgaAGAACATAAATCTTCAATAGACACCCTACTTACTTGCTTGACTTATTCCATAACTAACAGAGTTATCACTGGTCTAGCAAGAGATGCTATTATAGAGTTAATAATGAGAAATTGTCATTATACCACTCTTAATTGGTCTGAaagatttattgaaattagaGGCTTACAGCGATTACTAGAGGTATGTAGTGAGTTAGAGGAGTACAAATATGAATCAGCTATGAATATAACTCCTTCATCAAGGACAATTGCTGCAGCTTGCCTTGCCaagatatatgaaaatatgtattatgatGAAGCTAGAGGAAAATTTAATGAACAAGTAGATGATTTTGTTAAAAGCAAACTCCTGACACCAGACCTCGAGTCTAAAGTCCGTGTCACTGTTGCTATCACATCACTGCTTAGAGGACCTCTTGATGTTGGGAATTATGTTATATCAAAGGAGGGAATCATAGAAATGATTTTAGTTATGGCCCAAACTGATGATCAATTACAGCAAAAAACTGCATGTGAATGCCTGATTGCTGCTGCATCTAAAAAAGATAAAGCAAAAGCTATTATTACCAAAGGTGTTGAtatcttaaaaaaactttatacttGTAAAAATGATGCTGTCAGAGTTAGAGCTCTTGTTGGATTATGTAAAATTGGCAGTTTTGGTGGAGATGATGCTTCAATTCGTCCATTTGCAGATGGTTCAACTTCAAAATTGGCAGATGCCTGTAGAAAGTTTCTTATTAACCCAGCTAAAGATAAAGATATGAGAAAATGGGCAGCAGAAGGTCTTTCATACCTTACTTTAGATGCAgatgtaaaagaaaaattagtAGAGGATAAAGCTGCTCTGAATTCACTTATAGAGCTTGCAAAAACTGGTGATCAGTCTTGTCTTTATGGTGTTGTCACAACGCTGGTAAATCTGTGTAATGCATATGATAAACAAGAAATAATGCCTGAAATGCTTGAGCTAGCAAAGTTTGCAAAGCACCACATCCCAGAGCAACATGAATTAGATGACCCTGACTTTGTCaataaaagattaactgtattATGTAAAGCAGGTGTGACCTCAGGTTTAGTTGCCTTAGCTAAAACAGAAAGTCATAATTCAAGAGAGTTAATTGCTAGAGTGTTTAATGCCATTTGTAGTCTACAAGACTTGAGGGGTATAGTGGTACAACAAGGAGGAGCAAAAGTATTGATTCCAATGGCCTTAGAGGGGACAAATACTGGTAAGAAACAGGCTGCTCAAGCCTTAGCACGTATtggaataacaataaatccaGAAGTTGCATTCCCTGGACAGAGAAATTTAGAAGTAGTCCGACCATTATTAGCATTATTACATCCTGATTGCACTGCTTTAGAAAATTTTGAGGCACTTATGGCTTTGTGTAACTTAGCTGGAATGAATGAAACAACTCGAAATAGAATACTTAAGGAAGGGGGATTATCTAAAATTGAAAACTATATGTATGAGGATCATGTTATGCTGCAAAGAGCTGCAACACaatgtatatgtaatttagTGCAGTCCGAAGAAGTCATAAAAACCTTTGAGGGCAATAATGATAAGACAAAGTTCTTAACTCTACTTTGCCAGGAGGAAGATATAGATACGGTCATGGCTGCCTCGGGAGCTTTATGTGTTTTGACCGCTGCAAATAAAACATGTTGCAGAAAAATTCTTGACCTTGATTCATGGTTAGAATCTTTAAGGTGTTTGTTAGCAAACcctaataaagaaatacagtACAGAGGAACTTATCTGTTGTACAACATTGTTAAGGAAGATGTTGATATGGCTGCCAGGGTATTTGAGACTGATGTTATGGAAATATTAATGGCAATTACAAAGCTAGATGACCAGGAATGCAAAAGATCAAAAGAATGTGCTCAAAAGTGTCTAAATGCTGCTGAGGAATTAGGCGTAATTCGAAAGCCAGATGACAAGTTGCCTCATTAaaatcatacatacataagaataaaaattgttactaaacatagttttatactaaagaaattttaacaaaagtaacTGTTATTCTCaaagtaagtaatttattactaacagtatttatattttttaggtattaaattattttattgtttgacaatattttcatttctgTCATATACTATACATTGACCCAAAAAAAGACAATGTTTGATTttagaatacataatatgcatacttaatttaagtctatactaatattataaagaggaaacatttgtgtttttgtatgtatgtttcaaTTTCTTTTACACAAAAGCTATTGGACTAATTTCAAGAATTATTTCACCATTATAAAGATGCATCTTTACTAACTAACATAGGCTTTAcatattatctttataaaaaaaatagggatCCCTaacaaaaatgcaataatataacccaaggtgtgaataaataatccATAAAAAATCTGTCATCACATGCTCTGTGGTAACTATTGATTACagtattatagaatatttcaatat
Proteins encoded:
- the LOC123709865 gene encoding protein unc-45 homolog B, whose product is MVQVEEAENYKNKGNDAFKSEDYELALSLYNKAINITAKDSRDMATYLKNRAAAYLKLKEYEKTIKDCSEALDIIPEDPKAMFRRAQALENLERYEEAYRDAKTIFTVDPANKAIQPMLGRLHAIVEERARTAAQTSNKVDQMFKLAFEFTADNDKREKAMTNLLVLSKENAAAEVMLKNGIIHKIQQLVKNEKHPEIYINSIRVISQLCKGNVQRTISVINVVGVPWFLEIIDSDNEEIVNVAQYCLQTILNTFSGMDSNKETKPDKKLCEEHKSSIDTLLTCLTYSITNRVITGLARDAIIELIMRNCHYTTLNWSERFIEIRGLQRLLEVCSELEEYKYESAMNITPSSRTIAAACLAKIYENMYYDEARGKFNEQVDDFVKSKLLTPDLESKVRVTVAITSLLRGPLDVGNYVISKEGIIEMILVMAQTDDQLQQKTACECLIAAASKKDKAKAIITKGVDILKKLYTCKNDAVRVRALVGLCKIGSFGGDDASIRPFADGSTSKLADACRKFLINPAKDKDMRKWAAEGLSYLTLDADVKEKLVEDKAALNSLIELAKTGDQSCLYGVVTTLVNLCNAYDKQEIMPEMLELAKFAKHHIPEQHELDDPDFVNKRLTVLCKAGVTSGLVALAKTESHNSRELIARVFNAICSLQDLRGIVVQQGGAKVLIPMALEGTNTGKKQAAQALARIGITINPEVAFPGQRNLEVVRPLLALLHPDCTALENFEALMALCNLAGMNETTRNRILKEGGLSKIENYMYEDHVMLQRAATQCICNLVQSEEVIKTFEGNNDKTKFLTLLCQEEDIDTVMAASGALCVLTAANKTCCRKILDLDSWLESLRCLLANPNKEIQYRGTYLLYNIVKEDVDMAARVFETDVMEILMAITKLDDQECKRSKECAQKCLNAAEELGVIRKPDDKLPH